AGAACCCAAACTCTTTCGACATGCAAAACGCGACCGCATGGAACGGACTTGTGGTCAACAATAACGGGCTTGGGCCGGACGGCCTTCCAGTTGGTCCCACCGACCAGCGTTCGCAGATTAAGACATTCAACATCGCGCCGTCCTGGACCCGACTGTTGGGCTCCACGGCGGTTTTCACGCTCGGCGCTTTTGTGCGGCGGGACCAGTATAACTACTACCCCAGCGGCAACCCGTTCTCCGATTTCGTTCCGGATCTTCAGTCACAGACGGTAGCTCAGGACAGGACGCTGACCAACGCGGGTCTGCGTTCCGATATTTCCTACGTGAAAGGGATCCACAACCTGAAGGCTGGAATCACGTATGAGCATACGTTTCTGAACGAGAATGACCACCTCGGGATCGTCGATCCCACCTTCCTGGGTTCACTCACGGGCGTGAATGGCAATCCGTGCGTGGATGCGAATGGGATCCCGGTTGCCGACCCGTGCACAACCCTTGCTCCTTTCGACCTCACGGCGGGAGGAAAACTTTTCGGATTTCGCGGGCACGCGGACGTGAAGGAGCTCGCGCTCTATCTGCAAGATGCGATCACGAAAGGAAGCTGGACTTTCAACCTCGGAATTCGCGGCGATTTTTACAATGGGCTATCCACCCACCGGGAGGCCGAGCCCCGCTTGGGAGTTGCCTATAACATCAAGCCAAGCAACACGGTTCTTCGCGTCTCCTATGCGCGACTCCTGGAAACTCCCTTTAATGAAAACCTCGTGCTCGCCAGCGTTGGGTGCGCGAACGCCGTCCTGAACCCATTGCTTGGCTGTTCTTCCGTGTCGACGACGCCTTTGAACCCTGGTTGGCGCAATGAATTTCATGCCGGGCTTGAGCAAGCCTTTGGCCGGCATCTGGTGTTCTCCGGCGAGTACATCTGGAAGTACACCCACAACGCCTACGATTTCAGCATCCTCGGCAGCACGCCGATCACATTTCCGATTCAGTGGCATAACTCCAAAATCCCGGCCTTCGCCGGTCGCGTCAATCTGACCGACTTCCATGGCCTGACCGCCTTCACCGTCTTCTCCACGGTCGCGGCGCGTTTCTTTCTGCCCCAGATGGGCGGAGCCGGCGCTACTCCATCGGCTCCCGGCGGAGTGTTCCGTATCGATCACGACGAGAGGTTCAACCAGACGACGCACATTCAATACCAGCCTCGGAAGCGTGGACCGTGGATCGGTTTCAACTGGCGTTACGACAACGGTCTGGTCGCCGGACCCGTGCCGTGCGCCGGCGGAAATTGCAATAACGGACCCAACGGCAGCGATACTGTGGTCGATGTCTCCGGGCTTACTCCCGACCAGCAATTTCAGGCAGGATTGTTTTGCGGAGCGGTGCGCGCCACGCCTACCACCCCTATCAGTCCGACGAGCCTTTGTCCGGCTGCCCAGTACGGTTCCACGCTTATCTCAATACCGAAGCCGGGTACCGAGGATGATGACCACAATCCGCCGCGGATCGCTCCCCGTAATCTCTTCGATCTGGCCGTGGGGCACGACAACCTCTTCAACGGTGACCGTTACAAGTGGAGTCTGAATCTCACGGTCATCAACTTAACCAACCGGGTGGCGCTGTACAACTTTCTGTCAACCTTCAGCGGCACGCACTACGCTTCCCCCCGCACCGTGACCGCTCAACTGGGCTTCCATTTCTGATTGCAAAAGGGTGAGGGAGCTACGGCCCAAGCTCGTAGCTCCCTCACCCTACTGACTGTTGGCGATGTTTACCCGCCGCTCGATCTCAGCCGGTCTTTCGCGCTCGCTTTGGTTTCGCGGCGGGCTCGGCTTCGGGCATCGCCTCCGCGGGTTGCTCCGCACTGACAACCGAGCGCACTGGTTTCTTGCCCAAGGCAAGGCTCGCCTTCAGCGCTTCCATGATGTCGATCACCGGAGCAAGTTGCTGGGTCGCGGGCGCCTCGACCACCTGCCGGCCCTGTACCTTGGCTTGGATCATCGCCATCAGGTTTTCGCGGTACGAGTCTTTATACTTGATCGGCTCGAACTCGGCGGCCAGCGAGTTGATCAGAGTCATCGCCAGCTCCAGTTCCTTGTCCTTGACCAGTGAGCTGTCGGTGCGAAACTCCTCCATCTTGCGCACTTCATCCTCGTAGTACATGGTGTGCAGCAGGATGCCGCGCTGGCCGGGACGCAGAATGACAATGTGCTCGCGGTTATGCATCGCGATCTTGGCGATGCCCACGTAGCCCGCGCGCTTCAGTGCCTCGAACAGCAGCGCATACGGCTTTTCGCCGGCATCGTCGGGCGCCATGTAATACGAGCTCTCGTAGTACACGGGATCAACCTGGTCGGACTTGACGAACTCCAGGATCTCCATCGTCCTGGACGAGGGCGGAGCCGCCTTCTTGATGTCATCCTCGCCGATGACGACGTACTTGTCCTTTTCGTATTCGTAGCCCTTCACCAGTTCGTTGCGGGCCACGGGCTTGTCCTCGGCCTGACAGAAAAGGACCTGCTTAACGCGGGAGTGATCAGTCGCGTGCAACTGGTTGAAGCTGACGGTTTCGCTGCGTGCCGCGCTAAAGAGTTTTACCGGTAGGGACACCAATCCAAACGTGAGGTGCCCCTTCCACACTGTGCTTGCCATCCTACACCTCGCCAGAGCGTCGGGGGAGAAAGGGATAATAGAAGTATCATAGAATCAGCATATTGCCAAGCGCACCATGCCCCTGGACGATTATTCCCGCAAGCGCGATTTTGCCCGCACCCCGGAGCCTAAGGCGGATGCCACACTTTCGGCGGCCCAGCGATTTGTCGTGCAGAGACACGCCGCCAGGCGTCTGCACTACGATCTTCGTCTGGAAATCGGCGGCGCGCTGAAGTCGTGGGCCGTTCCCAAGGGGCCCACCCTCGATCCGAAACAGAAGCGCCTGGCGGTTCATGTTGAGGATCACCCGCTGGAATACGGCGACTTCGAAGGAACCATCCCGGCGGGTAATTACGGCGCCGGAGTAGTGACCGTGTGGGACTCCGGCACCTTCGAAACGCTGGGCGAACCCGCGGCCGAGCAACAGCTTGAACGCGGCGACTTCAAGTTTCAACTGCACGGCAGCAAGCTCATGGGCAACTTTGCCCTGGTCAGGATCAAGAGCAGCAAGAAAGACGAGTGGCTGCTGCTGAAGAAGCCCGATTTCGCCGCCCAGGACGGGTGGAATGCGGAGGACCACCTGGAGCCGGTGCGCAGCCGAGGCGTGGATTTGTCGCTAGTTTCGGGGGCCAAGCTGGCTGCCATGCCGGAGCGGGTTGAGCCCATGCTGGCCACGCTGGCCGGCGCCGTACCCGAGGGCGGTGAGTGGGTGTACGAGATTAAGTGGGATGGATTCCGCGGGCTGTGCTTTGTGACCGGCGGCAAGCTTCGCCTCCTGTCGCGAAACGGTCATCTGCTGAACCGCCAGTTCCCGGAGTTGCAGCACCTGCCGGAATTGATCACGGCCGATTCCGCCATCATCGACGGCGAGATCGTCGCCTTCGATGCCGGCGGCCGGCCCAGCTTCAGCCTGATGCAGCAACGCACCGGCTTCGTCGCCGCGGAAAGCCGCAGTCGCGCGCCCGTCTCGCTGGTCGCCTTCGACCTGCTGTACCTGAACGGATACGACCTGCGCGATGTCGCCTTGAGCGAACGGCTCAAATTACTTCGCAGCGTGCTCCATACCGGAACGCACCTGCGGCTCTCGGAGTCCTTTTCCGGCACGGGCCAACGAGTGTTGCAGGCGGCGCGTGATCACGGCCTCGAAGGTGTGGTGGCGAAAAGACTCGACAGCAAGTACGAATCCGGCCGCAGCCGCTCCTGGGTCAAGGTAAAGTTTGCCACGCAACAGGAGTTTGTGATTTGTGGCTTCACCAGCGGCAGGCGGAAGCCTTTTTCCTCGCTCGTGCTGGGTTACTACGACAACGGCACGCTGACCTGGGCGGGAAATGTGGGGACCGGCTTCACCGACAAGTTGCTCGCCGAAATCTACTCACAACTGGAGAAGCTGGCGAGCAAGCGACGCGCCTTCCCGGCAGATGAAGATATCCCCGATGTGACCTGGGTCGTTCCCCGGCTGGTCTGCTCGGTGCGATACAGCGGCTGGGGCTCCGACAATCATCTGCGCGCTCCGGTTTTCGTCGGCATGCGTCCCGACCTGGATGCGAAAGATAGCGTACGCGAGTCGGCTGCCTTATCCCCTGCTGCGCCCGCGGACGACGCCAAGCTGTTGCCGCCAGGCAAGGCGGAAGTCACCCTCGAGGTGGGCGGACGACAGTTGAAGTTCACTAACCTGAACAAGGTGTTCTATCCCGCCGACGCCTACACCAAGCGTGACGTAGTCAACTACTACCATGACGTCGCGGCGCTGCTGGTCCCCCATCTGGCTGGCCGGCCGCTCTCCCTCAAGCGCTATCCCAATGGCATCGACAGCGAGTATTTTTTCCAGAAGGATGCGCCGGCGTCGTTCGCATCGTGGCTGAACACGGAGAAAATCGCCGCCGAGGACAATGCGCCTGCCAAGCGTTTTGTCATTTGCGACGATGAGCCGACCCTGCTGTATCTCGCCAACCTCGGTTGCATCGACCAGAACCCCTGGTTCAGCCGCGTCGGATCGCTGGACTGCCCGGACTTCATCGTGCTTGATCTTGATCCCTATCACTGCGGCTTCGACCGCATCGTGGACGCGGCGCTTCTGGTTCGCCGCAAGTTGGCGGATTTGGAACTGGAAGGCTATCCCAAGACCACCGGCGGCGATGGCATGCACGTGTATGTGCCGATCGCGGCTGACTACACCTACGAGCAAGTGCGTACCTTCGCCGAAATCATTGCCCGGCTGGTGATCGCGGAGCGTCCGGGACTGTTCACCACCCCGCGCACCTTGACACAGCGCGAAAAGGGGAAAGTTTATTTCGACTACCTGCAGATTTCCTGGGGCAAGACCATCTCCGCCCCGTACGTACTGCGCGCACACCCCAAAGCGCCCGTGGCGACTCCGCTGCGCTGGAGCGAAGTGCGGCCGGGATTGTCGCCGCTCGACTTCACGCTCGCCAACGTCCGCGCCAGATTCCGGGACTTGGGCGATATCTTTGCCCCGGTGCTGACCAATTCGCAACGCCTGGAGACGGCAATGCAACGGCTGGAAAAACTCTTCCACGCGCCGAAGTAGGTTTGCGCGTAACCCGGTTCGCGTCCTCGAATCAACATAGCGACACTCCGTCCGCGCGCCGCGTTGGGGGTGCTTACCTTGGTACATGTACTTTTGGTGCTGGACGGTGCCGCCCATCCGTGCCCAACATGAACGAAAGTCTTGCGTTCATTGAGGTGTTTGCTTGCCTGTGGAATGGATCAAAGTCATTTCGTCTTTACTTCTCTTTCTCGTGCCTGCAACCACCATGGCCACGGATGTAGTCGGCATGATTCATGTTTCCGGAAATGATGCCACGATTGATGGCCATTCCTGCCGCGCCGTTGACGTGGGATACGATGGCGACCGGCTCGCCACCGGTGGCAACTCGAAAGCTGTCGTCACCGGCCGCGGCACAGTCGTTTCGCTGGCGTCGAACACCAGCGTGAAGCTCGGCGCCAAGGCGCTGGAGCTGATCGAAGGTTCGGTGGTCGTAAGCTCCGAATCCGGTGCCTCCACCAAAGTCGACAATCTCACCATCTCGACGCCTCCCGGCGTGCGCGCCAGGTTCCTGGCCAAGCGAGGGAACGATGAATTGCAACTCCTCGCTCTGGAAGGCAAGGTTGATGTCAGCGATGGGCAGCAAACACAGCCCGTGCCCGCGGTCAGAGGTCTGAGAGTCAAGCTTCCGAAAGACAAAGACTCGGAGAACTCACCCAGGGGCGCGGCCAGGTGGAGTTGGTTGCACAATGACGATATCGGCATTCTGATCGTGGTCGCTGGCGCTGTCGCGGCCGGCGTAGCTGTGGGTCTCATCAACTCCGAAAACGCCACGCCCGTGAGCGCACACTAGCGATTGCCGCCGCAATACCGGCCCGCCCCGCCCCTGCACAATAGAATGCCCTCGTGAAACCTATCTCCTGGCGAAAGCAACTGGTGTTCGTTGGTTTCGGGTACGCTGCTGTTTTGGCGTATGCGGCGGAACCCTGCGCGTCGCGCTTTGAGGCGGCGATTACTTTGGCGACTTGCTCGCGCGCGCCTGTTTCGCGGCTGCCGCCGGCTCAATCGTCAGCTTTCGGCAATCGTCGTTCTTTGACGCCTTCCAGACATATCCGCCCAACGTCGTGACGCTCTTCAGCGACACCTGTACTGGCCGCGGCGTGCCATCGGGGTAGGGATATCTCACCGTGTACTCGGTTCCCGGATAGAACAGGGCATTGTCCTCGCGGCAGACGAGTTGTCGTCGCGTTTCGCCGAGCCGAACCCGCATGACGTTGCAATTGAATTCCAGCCGCCGGATCGGAAGTTTGCCGGCGTTGCGGAACCTGAGGCTGATGCCGTCCGGCTCAGTTGCGCCGCTGACCAAGGTCACCGGGCAGGTGCCGGCAGCTTTCGCCAGCGACGTCATAGACATTGCCAGGATCGCGATTTGCATCGCTTTCACCATCTATGACATCACTCTAGGTATGCGCCGGCTGATTCGGCGCGCGCTGGTCTGGGCTGCTGACGGTCACCGGTTCCACTTCGAGATGCAGGTCTGCCACGGCGCGGACGCGCACTTGCTCGCCGGCGTCAGCCGGAACGGAAGAGATCGCGTTCCATAGTTCGCCATGGACGAAGACTTTGCCCTGCGGCACGAGCGGGGTGCGGGCGATGGCGATTTCTCCGACCAGGCCTTGCGCCCCGGTCGTGATCTTGCCGCGCCGCGCCTTGAGCGCGATGCCCATCAGGAACGTGCTGATCACGCCGAGCGGAATGGCGACCGCCAGCGCGGTCCAGAGCCGTACTCGCATCTCCGGGATGGGTGCGTCCACCAGCAGCAGCGCGCCCAACACCAGCGATGCGATGCCGGCGATGGTGAGAATGCCGTGCGAAACGAATTTCGCCTCCAGCGCAAAAAAGACGAACGCGACCAGGATCAGTGCGAGCGCGGCGTAACGCACCGGCAGGATATTCAAGGCGAAGACGGCGAGCACGACAAAGAAAAACCCGACCACGCCGGGGACGATCGCGCCGGGATGGTTGAACTCGACGTAGAGCGCCAGCAGCCCGATGGCGAGCAGCACGAACGCCATGTTGGGATCCATCAGGAAAGCCAAAATCTTCTGCTTCAGCGTCATGTCGAACTCGCGCACCGGCTTGCCCGCCAGATGCAGGGTCACGGTCTCGCCGTTGAAGCGCGTGATGGTGCGGCCGTCGAGTTGCTTGAGCAGGTCTTCGTCGTTTTGCGCGACCACGTCAATCAGCTTGTCTTTTAGCGCTTCCTGGTCGGTGAACGATTTGGATTGCCGTACGGCGCTTTCCGCCACCTCCACGTTGCGTCCGCGCTTGGCGGCTACCGCGCGCATGAGAGCGGCGGAATCGTTCTCGATTTTCTCCGACATGATCTTGTCTGGCTGCCCGCCGCCGAGGGTCACCGGATGCGCCGCGCCGGTATTGGTGCCCGGCGCCATGGCCGCGATGTCGGCGGACTCCAGGATGAAGAATCCGGCCGAGGCGGCGCGGGCCCCGCTGGGCGCCACGTAGATGATGACCGGAACCGGCGAGGCCACGATCTGCTGGATGATCTCGCGCGTGGATTCAGCCAGCCCGCCGGGCGTGGAGATCCGGATGAGGATGGCGTCGGCGTGCTGCGCTTTGGCCTCGACGATGCCGCGCGTGATGTACTCCAGGCTGATGGGGTGGATGGTGTCGTGGACGTCGAGGCGCAGGATCTCGGCGCACGCCGGAGTGGCTGCGGATACCAGAAGCAGAAGCGCGAGCAGGGAAGTGAAGAATGAAAAACGCCTGGTGCGGCGCTGCTGTGCCCAATCCAAACCATCCTTCGTTCTGACTTCTTCATTCTTCATTTCTGGATCTTCTCAGCGATGGTTCGCTTCAGTGCCAGCGCCGCGGAGTTTTCGGGTTCCAGGGCGAGGACGCGGTCAACGTTTTCTTCGGCTGCCTGTGGCTGGTTGGATTTCAGGTCAAGGCGCGCCAGCACCAGCATAGCCTCGGTTGAGATCGGCTCCAGGCGCAGCGCGGCTTGGGCCTCGGCGCGCGCGCCGGCGTCGCTGATGTCCTCCAACGAGCGTGCCAGTCCGATGTGCGCGGCGGCGCTGGTCGGATCGAGCTGAATGGCTTCGCGGAAATCGCGCTCCGCCTCGGCGTTGAAGCCCTTGGCCAGAAACTCGCGCCCGCGCGTGACGTGAAACGCGGCGTGCGAGCGCGAGTCGGTCTTCGCCAGGCGCGCTTCGGCGGCGTTCTGGATTTCCAGCGCTAGCTGCTGGAAGGAAGTCTCGTCGTAGTTGCGCTTGATGCGCGCCATCGGGATCTTCGTGCGGCCACCCGAGTCAGAGACCCGAACCGCACCGTCGGTGGTCCGGGCCACGCTGCCGGCGGCGATGCTGTCGAGCAGCGTCTTGGCTTCGGAATCGGTCGGACGAAGCGAAAGCGTCTCGCGCAACTGGCGGGAAGCGCCGGCGAAATCGCCCGCACGATAGAGCGCGACCCCCAGGTTGAAGTGGTAGTCGGAATCGCTGCCATCGGCCTTGACCGCTTTCTGGAAGTAGTCAATCTCGGCCCGCTTGCCGCGCCGTCCGCTGACCGCGCCCAGGTTGTTGTAAACCTCGGTGAGCGGCAGCCGCGAGGCCACGAAGTCAAACGCCTCTTCCGACTTGGCGAAGTCGCCCAGGTAGTAGGCGGCCAAGCCCAGGTAGAAGTTGGCTTCGCGCGCCGCCGGATCGCTGCGCGGAACCCGTGCGAACCATGGCGCCGCCTGTTCGTAATCGCGCTCGTCGAAGTAGGTTCGCGCCAGTTGCAGCATGGCCATGGTGTAGTCGGGGCTGAGGCGGATAGCTTCGCGGAAATGTTTGATCTTGATCGGCCGCGAGGTCGCGATCACGCCACGAACATAATTTTCGAAAGCGTCGAGTCGGATGGCGCCGGCGGCGGCCACGAATTGGTCGCGCGAGGGCGGCAGTTCGGGATTCACCAGCCGCAGCAGGTCCCAGGCGAGCGCGGTCTGGATGTCAATCAGCTTGACCAGCGTCCCTGATTCGACCTGCTCGGCGGACAGCCGCAGCGCCTTCATGTCGAGCAGTTGGGCACGCGCGGTGAACGTCTGGCCGTCGAAACTGTAGGCGCCGAGCACGACCAAGTCTGCGTCCATCTGCTCGGCGATGCGGTAGAGCGTGGCGCGTGAAAGATGAAGGTTGGCGGGAACGCCGGCGCGGTCGAAGGCGTAGCTGCGGTCTTCGCGCGACACGATGTAGAGCAGCGGCGATGCCAGACGCTTGCCCAGGATCTCGGGGAAGGATTCGCTGATCCACTCCAGCCCCGGCGCTTTCGAGGTGTTCTCGAAGGGAAGCACGACCAGGGTGCGGGCGGCAGGAATCGCCGGCCGCGTTTGCGCGGCTGCGCCGGTGCTCGGCAAGGAAACCAGCAGCACGACAATGATGTGTCGAAGCAGCTTCAAGATACCTCGATTATATCCGCTGCAGAGTGGGGAAAATGGACGAAGAGAGGGAGCAGAGCAGGTGGTTGGAAATTCTCGAATTCCGCATTGCTGCAGCAAACCCACCAGCCCCCCCTGGAGAAGTCTCCCTAGAGCAAATGTCGAGACGCGAACGCGGAGCTAACAAGTCTTGCCCAGGCGGGATGCGATGCCTTCACGCTGGCGCGGATCGCGGGGCATAGCTCAATTGCCATCACGCAGCGGTAGATTCACCCTCAGGCCGACGCGATTGAACGGGCCTTTGCCCCCGTTTGGAGCTGAGACAGTGTCCGCTTCGGAGAAACCGGATAAAACCCAGGTGGGCACAAAATTGGGCACAGCGACGAAAAGCCTGAAACCGGCACCGCTGCAACTTGATGGTGCGAAAGGGGGGATTCGAACCCCCACGGGTTGCCCCGCCAGATCCTAAGTCTGGTGCGTCTGCCAATTCCGCCACTCTCGCACGCGGTAATGATAGCAACATTCCGGGCATCGGGCATCGCGGAAACGTGGCACCGCAAAGGCAAATTCACTGTTGATTCTGCAGATATCGCTGTGGACGGCCAAGAGGGGAGGCTCGTGGAGCAAGTGCGACGGTTCTCGCAGGCGAGAATTTCGTGGAAGCGCGCTGCTCGAGCCACGCTGAGGGTGCCACACTCACCCGTGCCCCCGTCGCGCCGGGAAGTTACTGGACGCGGCTGAGGCCCTCGTAAATCCACATGCCGGCGATAACAAGGATGAGCAGGCCGGAGGCGGCGCCAAGAATGCGAACCGGCAAATTCACCTTGTTGAGGCGAGCGATGACCTGCTGCTGCTCAATCTGCATGTGGGATTCGGATTCATTGAGGAAGAGCTGATCGTCCTCACGCATGGCCAGCGTGCTGCGGTAGATCAGCAGGATGACGAGAACTGCCGTGAGCACGCCCCACACGATCAGAAGATTAGTCAACGTCGATGACATACGTCACCCCGGTTGTTTGGTCGCCAGGTCCCGGCACGAGCCGGAGCCTTGCGGAAATTATATGCCTGAGGGCAAGTCGAAGCGGGGGATTTTTTTCAGGCCGCAGACTTCTGGCGCAAGGCCCACGGCGCAAGAACCGAGGACCCGTGGACCGGCGGAAAGTGCGACCCGGGGGTAGCGCGGGACATCCAATCTGCTGGAATCAAACGAGCCAAGGGTTGGTCACACCAGGGTGTGACGAGACTCTGCGGAATGTTATAATCCGGCTCGAAAGGATCAGAGGAGACCAAATGGCGACAACGACGACAACTCCGACCAAGACGGCGCCGATCAACATGACCCCGAACGCAATCGCCAAGGTAAAGGAAATCATGGCGCAGCAAAACCCGGTCCCGGCAGGACTGCGGGTGGGCGTGGTGGGCGGAGGATGCTCCGGGTTCTCGTACTCGATGTCGTTCGAGAACGCGGCTGGGCTGATGGACAAGAGCTACGACTTCGACGGCCTGAAAGTGTTCGTGGACGCCACCTCCCTGATGTACCTGAACGGCGCCCAGATTGACTACATCGAGACGCTGGAAGGCGCCGGGTTCAAGTTCGAGAACCCGAACGTGAAGAGCACCTGCGGGTGCGGGTCGTCGTTCAACGTGTAAGAAGCTATTGGCCTTTAGTCGTTAGCCAGAACAAATTCTAAGAGCCTCGCGGAGACGCGGGGCTCTTTGTTTGAGCGGCGGGTGGTTCGTAGCCAGTGGTTCGCTGAGAACCAAGGCGCCGTAATCAGGGGGCGGTGAGGGGAATGGTCTGGCGGTGATTGCTGAGGACGTCCTCGATGTCGACCGAATTGGGATTGATCTTCACAATCTTGTAGCGGCGGTTGACGATGTCGCCTTCGCCGGCGACGAAAACGTCTTCGCCGGTGCCGAGAAATATCTTGGTCGGCTCGCCTTTGCGGCTGGCCAAGCCGAAGAATTTCAAGTTAATAGGCGGCGGAGGGGGAGGGCCGGGTGGCGGGGGCGGGGGCGTATTCTCGGCCTTCTTGATCGGGCTTTCGATCGGCTTGGGAATTTCGGCTTCGGCGAGGAAGATGTTGCGGCCGGTGCCGGTGTAGTCGGTGTGCTCGCTCCGGGTGAGGAGATCGAGGCGCAGGCGCGGGTCGAGCGGCGCCAGTGTGGTTGTATCATGACCTCCAGGGGTGTGGCCGCGGGCACGGCGTCCGCGCGGGGACTGAGGAGCGGCGGCGGCCGCAGCCTGAGTGGTGGTGGGAGTAGCGGCAGCAGCGGGGCGGCCTCCTCCGGACCACATGCGCGCCAGCAGGAAGATGGCAACGAGAAACAGCACGCTCGCAACGATCGTGGTCGTCCGATTTTCCGTGCCCAGCTTCATTGCGCTCCACTCTTCAGGTAAGTCTCCAGGCTGACAGCAAGGCGGACCTGGCCGGCCTGCTGCTCGCCCAAGCTGACGCTATCAATAATGAAAAACACTTTGTCGCGCTCGATGGCATTGATGAACTTGACCGCGGCGAGATAGTTGCCGGTAATATTGGCGCCAATCCGCAGGTGGTTGAGGTTGGGGAGGTCGGAATCTAGTTCTTCGTACTTGGCGGAGTTGAGGTTAACGCCGTTAGAGGACGCGAGCTTGCCGATCTCGGCGGTGAGAGCGGCGGCGCCGGAGGCGAGGCGCTGCTCGTAGAAGGCATCAATCTGGGTACGCGCCTGGTCCACGCGGGTCTGGACCTGGTCGGGCGGAATGACGATCTGCATTTTCTGCTGTACTTGGCGGCGCACGGCTTCGAATTCCCGGCCGCGCGCGGCGCCGGCGCCCGCGATGGGGGTGAGCAGCACGAGGGCGGCGGCGATGTCCACACCCAGCAGCACGCCGAGGACGACGTAAATGCGTTTGCGCGCCAGTCGAAGGTTCGTCATTACTGGCCGCCCCCTTCCTGCGCGGCGGCCGCGACCGGCACATATTGCGCGGTAATTTCAAACTGCAC
The nucleotide sequence above comes from Terriglobia bacterium. Encoded proteins:
- a CDS encoding iron-sulfur cluster assembly accessory protein → MATTTTTPTKTAPINMTPNAIAKVKEIMAQQNPVPAGLRVGVVGGGCSGFSYSMSFENAAGLMDKSYDFDGLKVFVDATSLMYLNGAQIDYIETLEGAGFKFENPNVKSTCGCGSSFNV